In the genome of Chryseobacterium sp. 52, the window AAAGGGATTGGAAACCTCATTAATTTTTACCGTGTCATCTTTTTTGATGGCAGGGTTCATGGTGTTGTGAAGAAGCTTTTTGGAATTGTTTCTAATATATTCCGAAGTAAATTCATTTTTAAAAAATTCCCGGTATTTTAAAGCGATAGGAAATGCTCCGGTAGCTTTTGTAGCCTGTTTTAAAGTATCTACCCGATTTTTGTCACTGCTGAAAGGAGAAAAAGGTAAATAGAAATCTTGATGAAGGGGGTTGTTTTCGTCGTAATCCAGTTTAAAATGAGAAATAACGAAATGTTCAAAAGTATTGTATTCGGGAAGTGGGTTTTTCAGATGAAGCCTGCCCCGGGGTGTTGAAAAGTTAATTGGCATAGGAACGCTTCGCAGCATGGTCTGTGAAAGGAGTATTTCCAGCTCTTCGGAGATGTAAGCAGGTAATTTTTTATCCGGAACATCATCTGTAAATGCAGTATCACAGATGGTGTCAATAAAGTCAGAATTAAGGACGGATAGTATTTTTCCACCCTTCAGATCTCCATCGTTAAAGGCTTTTTCCAGTACTTTTTCCGGATTATTTTCAGTGTCTCCCATCAGCACCCAACTGTCATAAAGAAGATTTCCTTTTACAGCTGAAGGATTGGCAGGGTCTTTAACGGGATTTATTTTTCCTTTAAGAGCGTATATTGCAGCCATAACGGTCGTCATTCCGCCGGCTGAAGCGCCTCCCATTGCATCGATAACGACATTGTGCTTTGGAATATACCGGAGCATACTTTCGTCCCATCCTTCAGGAAGTCTGCCTGCTTTGGCTTCCTCCCATAGTTCCAGAATTTCAAATAGATAATCCATTACTCCGGCCGTGTAACATCCGGCGGATACAGCTCCTGCCATCGTAATGCCAATATGAAACGTGTCGTTTTTTACTGAAGGGTTTTCCATGGTTATAGATCGTCGTTTTTAGAGTTTTTTCATAGAGATATTGCAACAGGTATCCTGTTGTTTTTTGTTGAGTCTTAAGTGAAAGCCAAGATATTTCATTTTATTTATTTTTAAAATGATAATAAGGACGAAATTAGAATAATTAATATAAAAAAAGAATGACCCTTTTGGGTAATTTTATAGAAATAGGAATAATAAGGAAGATATCATCTATGTTGAATAGATAGACGGTTTTTGTGAACGTAAAAAGAATGATTTTATCCTTTCCTGATTTGTTTTTCCAGATTGTCAAGTCTTTCAAAAATATCTGTAAAAACGCTTTTATCTGATGTGGAAACAGATCCTACAATCTTGTAAAGTTCCTGATCAGGTTTTGAAGCTTCGGAAGCATACATTAACTGGCCGTTATCATGAATAAGCAGACTGTTGGATATGCTTTTTTTGGCATCAGTCTTATTCAGAAATAAAATATCTCCATACTGATAAGGAGGAAGAAGTTGATGTTGTGGGGTGAATTCATAGATCAGATCTACAGATGCTAATATTTTTTGCATTATAGTCTGATTTGCAGAATGAGCTTCTGTTATGTGAATACTTTTTACGATTTGCTGGGGAGCAAACATCAGTTGATCTATATCGGAAACACTGGCTAGTTGGTTGACTTGTAGTGTTTCAGTAAGTAATTTGTCTAAATCAAGATTAAAATAACCCGCTACTTTAAGGATGGTTTCAATTTTAGGCTCGGCCCGTCCTTCTTCATAAGAGCTGATCACGCCTCTGTTTAAATCAAATAAATCAGCAAAAGCCTTTTGGCTCAGACCTTTTACCTGTCTTATCTTCTTAATATTCGTTCCGAAGGAGCTCATTTTGTCTAATCTTTTTTGCAAATATAGAGATTATTTGATAAAACAATTGCTAAAAATATTTGCAATTTGAAAATTTTATTTTATATTTGTGTGAAAGAATTTTAAACACTAAACCAGCCATCATGAAAAATCAAATATTCAGTACGGTCAAAGAGTGGTTGTTAGATTACGAGTTTACGATCACGTTGGAGGATGAAGCTCAGAGAATCTTAATCATTGAAAAAGAATCCAACGGAATTAAAAATATGATCCTTATTATTTCTGATTCCATCCTGATTATGGAACAGTTTCTTTTCGAGATAAAAAATCCGACCGAAAAAACATACAAATCTTTACTTCAGAAAAACAGAGATATTGTACACGGAGCATTTGCCCTCGATCATACGGGAAAGCGGGTGATCTTCAGAGATACTCTTCCTACGGATAATATGGCACAGAATGAAGTAATGGCTTCTATTAATTCACTGGGAATTCTGGTAGGAGAATTTACCAACGAAATGCTTGAAATGAGTAAGTAATTCACTAAAGATATTTAAAATGAACATTTTTAAAAGATTATTCAGAATAGGAGAAGCTGAGATTCATTCAGTGATCGACAGCTTTGAAGACCCGATTAACCTTACGGAACAGGGAATCAGGGAAATGAAAGAACAACTGGGCGAAAGTATTGAGGCTATGGCTCAGCTTAAAGCGCTTTGCATCCGTAAAAAGAACGAAGCAGAGGCAGAAGAGCAAACGGCAAAAGACTATTACAATAAAGCGGTAGTTATTGTTCAGAAGGCAGAAAAAGGAGAAGTGGAAACATCAGAAGCAGATCGTCTGGCTAAAGAAGCGTTGAAAAGGCAGACGTCTTCACAGGAACATGCAGCAGCCCTGCAGAAAGAACATGAAAAGCTTAATGCAGACTGTGAGAAAATGCAGACCAACATCAACAACCTGAAATCAAGTATTGCGAAATGGGACAATGAATTGAACACCCTTAAAGCAAGAGTTCAGGTAAGTGAGGCCACAAAAGATATCAATCAAAAAATGACCCAGATGGATACCGGAAGCACCGTAAGTATGCTGGAAAAACTGAAAGACAGAGTGGTACAGCAGGAAGCACTGGCAGAAGCCTATTCCGATATCTCAAAGGCAGGAAAAACCATAGATGAAGAAATAGATGCCATGGTTAAGAATAATGATTCCGAAGCAGAAGAAGCTTTAAACAGATTAAAAGAAACACTTAAAAAAGGCTAATATGACCTTTCAGGAATTTTTAAATAATGCATTTTCACCGGTGAACACAGTATTGAGCGTATTGCTTATCCTGTCGGTTATCTATTGGGTATTTACCATACTTACCGGATTGGATATTGATGTAGGTATTGATCATGATCTGGATGTCGGTGCAGATTCACCGGATGGCCACGTTCATATTTCTGATCATGATCCGTCTTCATGGATGCACTTCCTGAAATTTCTTAATCTGGACATTGTCCCGATGACCTATTTTCTTACATTTTCCTTACTGATCACCTGGTTGGGGTCTTTTTATCTCAACTATTTCGTGTCCATGCCGGTTTGGCTAGGCGTCTTACTTTTATTTCCACTGATGATTGCAGGAATGTTGCTGACGAAAGTGATCTTAAAACCGTTAAATCCCTTTTTCAGGGAAATCAATCATAAAGGAGAAAAAGCCCATGATTTTCTCGGAAGGGAAGGAAGGCTTAAATCCAGGATAGAAGGAGACAAAATAGGAATGATGGAAGTCTTTATCGGAAGCGATCCTATGACCTTAATGGTAAGAAGCAAAGATGGGACAAAGCTGGAACACGGCACCCGTGTGATGATCGTAGATGATGAACCTGAAAAAAAGGTTTATTACGTACAAAAGTCTATGTGGTCTTAAAAAACTAAGCTTATGTTTTACCTCTTTATGATCATACTTAACTATGTTCTGGAAGCCCTGTGCCCATATTTTTAAAACAAAACACATTTAAATATAATAAACTTATAAAACTATGAATTTACCTTTAATAGCTGTAATTATTGTTATTGCAGTAGCAACAATCGGGTTGATTTTCTGGATCTTATCCATGTATAAAAAAACCGTTCAGGGAATTGTCATCTTAAGAACAGGATATGGCGGAACGAAAGTCTTTTTTAATGCCGGAATTGTTATTCCCATTATCCACCGTATGGAATCTATGGATATCTCGGTGAAAAAACTGGAGATCGCAAGAGAAGGAAGAGCGGGACTGATCTGTAAAGACAATATGAGAGCAGATATCCAGGTTGCCTTTTTTATCAGGGTTAATAAATCTGTAGACGATATTATTAATGTAGCCCAAACCATTGGATGCCAGAGAGCTTCTGATGCCAATACTTTAAGAGAACTTTTTGAAGCCAAATTTTCCGAAGCCCTTAAAACAGTAGGAAAGAAATTCGACTTCACAGAGCTGTATGAAGCACGAAGTGAATTCCGTCAGGAAATTCTTGATATCATCGGAACAGATTTAAACGGATACGTTCTGGATGACTGCGCCATCGATTATCTGGAACAGACTTCCATCGATAAACTGGATAAAGACAATATTCTTGATTCCGAGGGGATTAAAAAAATTACAGAACTTACTGCTACCCAAAACATCAAAGCAAACCAGGTTCGCAGAGATGAAGAAAAAACCATCACCAAACAAAATGTAGAAGCAAGAGAAGCAATTCTGGAACTGGAAAAGCAGCTGGCAGAAAAAGTAGAATCTCAGAAAAGAGAAGTCTCCAATATCAAAGCCCGTGAAAATGCAGAAATTTTAAAAGTGGAGGAAGAAGAACGCTTAAGATATGAGACCGTACGTATCGCTACAGAAGAAAAACTTCAGATTGCAGAAGAGAATAAACTTCGTCAGGTCGTGATTGCCGCTAAAAATAAAGAACGTGCCGATCTGGTAGAAACAGAAAGAGTATTAAAAGACAAAGCCCTTGAAGCGACCGAAAGAGAAAGAGTGGTTTCACTGGCTCAGATTGAAAAAGACAAAGCCATAGAGCTGGAAAAGAAAAGTATTCAGGATGCCATCCGTGAGCGTCTGACCATGGAGAAAACAGTGGTAGAAGAGCAGCAGGGAATCAAAGATCTTGAAGCTTTCAAAACCGCAGACAGAAACAAGCAGGTAGAAATTACAATCGCAACTCAGGAAGCAGAGAAAAAACTGATCGAGGAAACCAGAGCCGCAGAATCACGAAGATTGGCAGCAGAAAAAGATGCTCAGAAATACGTGATCGAAGCACAGGCGAAAAGAGATGCAGCAGAAAAAGAAGCTGAAGCCCGTAAGATTATTGCAGATGCTAAAGCCAAAGAAGAAGCAACAGTAGGCTTGTCTGAAGCTCAGGTAATGCATGCGAAAGCAGAAGCGGCAGAAAGACAAGGTATTGCAGAAGCCGTTGTGATCGAGAAAAAAGCAGATGCCATTAAAAAAGAAGGAATTGCCCAGGCAGAAGTGATCAAAGAGAAAGCATTGGCAGAAGCAGCAGGAATCACCGAAAAGGCAGAAGCGATGAAGAAATTGAATGAGGCAGGAAAAGACCATGAAGAATTCCGTCTGAAACTGAATAAAGAAAAAGAAGTGGAACTCGCTGAAATTTCTATCCAGAAGGATATTGCGCAAGCTCAGTCATCCGTTCTGGCAGAAGCATTCAAATCTGCGAAAATTGATATTGTAGGAGGTGACAACACCTTCTTCGATAACGTGATCCGTCAGGTTTCTGCAGGAAAAGGACTCGATAAATTCATCAGCCACAGTGAAAACGCACAGCTTGTAAAAGAAAACCTTTTGGGAGATGGGGAAAATATCATTGGTAAAGTGATGGGGATGGTAGATAAATACAACATCTCATCAGAAGACATCAAGAATATGAGCATTGCTTCCATCATTTTTAAACTGAATGGATTAGCCAATCAGCAGGAAAGAGGAATTCTGGAAAGAGCACTCGACATGGCAAAACATCTGGGAGTAGACAATAAACCCGTGAAATAGCCATCAAAGCTTGTCCTGCAAAGGGCTAAGCACTCATAAAACTCTCTTTGTCCTGTTGTACACCGTACACGCATTGAGAGTTTTTTTAAACGAGTTAGTACAAGGATCTGCTGTTATACAGCAGTAACGACCATCTAATCAAAAATTATGTCAGAACAACTTAATTCCGGAACATACGAAATTATTCAGAACCGTCTGAATGAGCAGAAAAACACACTCGTTCAGAAGTTGCAGAAGCTTAATGAAAACCGTAAAAATATATTCGGGGGAATCGATTTTTCTCTTATTGCCAACGAAAGAATTTCTACCGATCATAATTGCATTGCCAAAGATATTTTTTCTTTGGGGAATCAGTTGATATTCGGGTCAAACGCACATCTGGGCCTGCAGACGGAAATCAATATTTCCGATGTTTTTTCAATATATAAAATCAATAAGAACAGATTTGAGCCTCAGGATTATACACTGATTAATGATGAGGTTTTTATCGATGAGTTCAAAAATCTTTACAAATACTACAGAAATACATTTTTTGCCAGATTCAGCTTTACAGAAAACTATCTTTATATGGTTTTCCAGCTTTCAGAAAGTACATCTGATATCAAAGCATTTAAATGGCTCATCAAAGAAGATCAGCTGACGTATGTAGATTCAAGAAGCGCCTCTGAAACATCATACCCTCAGCAGCACGGTTTCGCATGGACAAAAGCCACAAGAGACATGCAGAGATCCGGAAAGCATCCTCATATTTCCCTGGCGGATAAAGTCTTTGTAGAAAGTATTGGCGGAGATATTACCATAAAAGTAGAAGACAATACCGATTCCGGCAAAGGAATCTATTCCGAAGATGTTATTCACAAAGATCAGAACCTTGATGATGCCGAGATCCATTTCTGTGACCTTGATAATCTTGTTTTGTTTAAAATAAAACCTTACCAGGAAACAGAACGTTATTTCATTTATAATCACAAGGAAAAGACCGTTTCCAGAGCCGATGCACTGAAATATTCAGCATTGTTGCTACCGGAACACCAAGGGGTCTTATTCTCGAATGGATATGCCTTGCAGACAGGCGGACTGAAAGTAATTTCTCAGGATCAAAACAGGCTCTACTACCTGAAAACGGTAACAGAACCGAACGGGGAGAATTTTTTATATGTTTTCTATGATGATAAAACGAACAATTATCAGCTGATTTCTTATAATATTATAACCCAGACCATAGAAACACCCATCCGTTGCAGTGGATTCACCTTTCTGAGCGACGGAAAACTGATCTACCTCAGAGAAAGTACGGAAACCACCAAACATCACCTTTCTCAGATATGGCAGACCCCTTTTTCCAAAGAACTGCTGCCTAATATCGAGAAAGCAGACAGTCTGTTGTATAAAATAGGGAACAAAGATATTGTAAGAGTCATGGCAGAAAGCCAGGAACTTATCACCCTTTTGAATAAAAAAGATTCTTACAGCGGTCTGTATGATGATATCGTAAAACTTTCCACTGCGATTCTGGATGCGTATTATTTCTTAGGAGAAGAAGAAGTACAGAAGCTGGATAGACCGCTCAAAGAGATCAGAGGTATTGCCCATTCAGCGATTAATGAATATGAAAAAGTAGTAGAGCAGAAGAAAGCGACAACAGAAGCGCTGGAAAAAATAAAATCAGCCTGTGATAAAATCCTTGATGATACCAAAAGACTTCATTATTCCCAGCTTACCGATTATATTGATACCCTTTCCCAGATAAGAGCCTTAAGAGGAGAGGTAACCGGAGCCCGGGAACTGAAATATGCAGATGCAGACCTTTTAGATTCTCTGGAAAAATCATTAGCAGAACGCTATACAGAATTGTCCAATGCCTGTGTAGATTTTCTGCTGCAGGAAGGTGCGCTGCTGCCTTACGAGGAAAAAGCACAAATCATCTCAGAAGAGATTACAGGACTTCAGAAAGCAATAGATGCAAAAAAAATTGAAGAAGGGATCAATATCCTGTCGGGACAGCTTGAACTCCTGGTAGATATTGTCAACAACCTTAAAATAGAAGATACTTCCCATTCTACTCAGATTATTGAAAACATTTCACTGATTTTTGCCCGATTAAATCAGGAAAGACTGGAACTTGGAAAGAGAAAAAGAGAAATTTCAGGAAAAGAGCTGTCTTCAGATTTTCAGGCGCAGATTACGCTGTTTGATCAGTCGGTAATCAACTTTCTGGAGCTTTCCCAAACCCCTGAAAAATGTGATGAATATTTAACCAAACTCTCTATCCAGCTGGAAGAGATGGAGACCAGATTCATAGATTTTGAAGAGTTTATTCAGAAGATTGGTGATAAAAGAGAAGAAGTATACGGACATTTCCAGAACAAAAGAGTACAGCTTACCGAAGCAAGAAATAAAAGAACGCAGAATCTTTTTGATGCCGCACAGAGAATCCTGAAATCCGTTCAGAACAAGACAGAATCTTTTGACTCTGAAAATGAAATTAACGGCTATTTTGCCTCCGATCTTATGGTTGAAAAGATCAGAGATATGGCAAGACAGCTGGCAGAATTTGAAGATTCCGCAAAATCCGAAGAAATTCAGACTCTTTTAAAAACTGCCCAACAGGAAGCTGTAAGAAAACTGAAAGACAAGAAAGAGATCTATGTTGACGGGCAGAGTATCATTGCTCTGGGAAATTATAAATTTGCCGTTAACCAGCAGAAACTGGATCTTACGTTGGTTCTCAGAAATGCACAGTATTATTATCACCTTACGGGAACCAGCTTTTATGAGACATTACCTTTTGATACGGCAGAAGAGTTCAAAGAAGTATGGAATCAGGAGTTTGTTTCAGAAAATACTCAGGTAAAGAGGTTTGAGTACCTTGCCTGGAATGTTTTCTCTGCTCATAAAGAGATTTCTACGGAAGAGCAGAACGAAAAAAATGTTCAGCAATTTACGGCAGAGCATTTCGGGGAAGGTTTGGTAAAAGGAATTCATGACAAAGATGCTCAGCTTATCGTGACAAAGCTTCAGCAGATGCATAATGAATTGGGACTGATGAGGTTTACCCCTCAGGAAAGAGCAGCCGCACAGCTTTTCTGGTTCTTTTTAAGCCATGAAAGAAAAGAATATTATACAAAACAATTAGGGGTTGCTGCTATTATTTCGCAGTCATTTGCCGGAGCCAAAGGATTTGAATACCTGAACAGAGAACTGTCGGAAGACATCCGGGCTTTTGCATTATCGAACTCCTTTTTTGAAGGAACAGACTTTTTTAATGCAGCCGTTTATCTTAAAAATGAAGATAAAGAGCACTTTGTGATCTCAGAGAAAGCAGGAATGCTGTATGAAACTTTTTTTAAAGAGCTGAAAGGAAAAGGGAAAGATCTCGAATTTATGGAACAGCTTCAAGCGATATATCTCTATCCTTCCGCATGTTATTATACCGCTGAAAGTGCGCTGAAAGCATTTCAACCGGATGCAGAAGAAGATATGATTCAGGAAGCCGCAGGATTTATGATCACTCAGAAATTTGATTCTAAAAATATCAGACATATCTCTTATGAAACGGTAATTAAAGAGCTGAAATCCCTTGAAAAGGATACAGAATATCATCTTAATTATTTTAAATTTATATCCAGATTAAGCCATTTCAATGAGGTGACGGTATCAAAGTACAGACGTCTTCAGGATTTAAAATACAGCTGGATCTCAGAAAAGAAAAAAGCAATGAAGCTGAACACTTTTCAGCCACAGATCCTCAGCTCATTTGTGAGAAACAGACTGATTAATGACGTCTATTTTCCTCTGATTGGAGCCAACCTGTCAAAACAGCTGGGAACGGTAGGTTCTGAAAAGAGAACTGACAGAATGGGAATGCTGCTTCTGGTTTCTCCTCCCGGATATGGAAAGACCACCCTGATGGAATACATGGCAGAAAGGATGGGGCTGGTCTTTATGAAGATCAACGGCCCCTCTCTTGGGTATGATATTCTTTCAACAGATCCGGCGGAAGCTAAAAATGCAGGCGCAAGACAGGAACTTGAAAAGCTGAATCTTGCCCTGGAAATGGGCGATAATGTAATGCTGTATCTGGATGATATTCAGCACTGTAATCCGGAGTTTTTACAGAAGTTTATCTCTCTTGCTGACGGGCAGAGAAAAATAGAAGGAATTTATAACGGGGAAAGTAAAACATATGACCTTCGTTCCAAACGATTCTGTTTGGTAATGGCAGGAAATCCATATACGGAAAATGGCGAGAAATTTAAAATCCCTGATATGCTGGCCAACCGTTCTGATACTTACAATCTGGGGGAAATCTCAGGATCTAAAACAGACCTGTTTGACCTGAGCCTTATAGAAAATGCATTGATGTCCAATGAATATCTGACAAGACTCACGCAGCCCGGAATGGAAAATCTTTATGAATTATATGAATGCGTACTGACAGATAATCCGGCAGATAACCTTAAAGGAAACTTCAGCTCCAACGATATCTCAGATTTCAGAGCCGTTCTGAAGAATACCATTTCGGTAAGAAATATGGTTCTCAAAGTGAATAAAGAGTATATTTCATCCGCAGCAATGTCCGATGATTACAGAAACGAACCCTCATTCAAACTTCAGGGATCTTACCGTAATATGAATAAACTCATTGCACAGATTCAGCCTATTTTAAATAAGGACGAGGTGAATCAGATCGTTTTGGATCATTATCAGAATGAATCCCAAACCCTGACTACCGGAGCCGAAGCCAATATGCTCAAGCTGAAAGAATTAATGGATACGCTTTCGAATGAAGAGAAAGAACGCTGGAGTGAGATCAAGAAGACATTTGTTAAAAATAAAACCCTGAAAGGATTGGGTGAAAATGACAGGATGTCTCAGATCGTAGCACTGCTTGCCCAGTTTGGAGAAGGCCTGGACGGTATTAAAGAAGTCTTGAGAAGAGAAAACTAATCCTGTTGTACAGAAAAGAAAAACTGCATCATTGTTATGGTGCAGTTTTTTATTATATAGTTTGTAAGGCTTATGAAATCTTATTGACGGATCACTTTAGCATTTTTATCAGTCAGTTTTTCAGAAATCCATTCCTTCATTTTTTGTTCCTCTTCCTTTTCCTCTTTTTCAGATTGATAGAGAATGACGGTGCTCACATTCGCGCTGTCCGTATTGGGGAAATTCGTGATTTTACCGATGGAAATATGGTTAAAAGCAGGAAAGAGAATATTAATTTCTTTGATCAGGGTAGAATCCTTGACCGTGTATTTGTCAAGCTGCTGCCGTAATCGGTTGATGACCAGGTCTTTTTCTGACAATACATTATTCCGTTGCCCGATCTCATTCAGTATTTCCGATTTCAGGTCTGTAGCATCCTGCTTTATAACGAGTTCTGTGTCGGAAATTCCAAGATCTTTAAGCTTTTTATTGATCGTGTCCAGTTCATTTTTATCAAATTTTTTGGATAGAAAAGCCAGTTCTATCTTTCTGGGAGAAGAATTGTAGTTGACTTTTTTGTAAATCAGGGTATATCCCTTCTGTGTAAATTCATCATTGATGAATACATCCACATTCTGGGTGAACTTTTTTTGATTTAACAGATTATAAGCCAGATAAGAACTTGGCACAATCATGATGATAATCAGTGCAGTAATACCGTATCTGATCTGTCTTTCATACTTTTTGTCTACCAGTGCAATAGGTTGGTACTTAAGGTATTTGATAATAAGAAACGTGGCAATACAAATGAAAAAACAGTTGATCGTATAAAGATAAAAAGCACCAAAAAAATAACTCCAGTTTCCTACGGAAAGTCCATATCCGGCTGTACAAAGAGGAGGCATTAGAGCTGTGGCAATAGCAACTCCCGGGATCGGATTTCCCTGTTTTACACGGGTAATGGCAATAACCCCTACAAGTCCTCCGAAAAATGCAATCAATACATCATAAATATTGGGAGACGTACGGGCTAAAAGCTCGGATTGGGTTTCTTTGAACGGACTTAAGAAAAAATAAATAAAAGAAACCAGTAAACTGACCACCGTGGCAATCAGCAGATTTTTCAGCGATCTTTTGAGCAGCTGAAAATTGTACGTACCCAATGCAAATCCGGCTCCTACAATAGGCCCCATCAATGGAGATATAAGCATGGCGCCAATAATAACAGCCGTAGAGTTTACATTCAGCCCTACCGATGCAATAACAATAGCACAAGCCAGAATCCAGAGATTTGAACCTCGAAACGATATATTCTCTGTAACATTCTCAAGGACCTTCTGCTTGTCCTCCTCTCCAAACTGGAGATTGATAAATCTAAAAAATTTTCCTGCCATCGTATTTGTGATAATATGTCCTGTTTTGATTAAAAAAATAAAAATACATATTTATATTTAGTTGCAATCATTCATTCATTGTATAAAATCTAAGAAAAATTTAATGAATATTAATTCGAATACATAAAAGCCGGGAGTATAAAAATCTGTACCCATAATATTGCATTATTCTGTATCTGTATCCAAATTAAAATACTTCCTAATTTTGCTTAAGTAAATCAGAATAGTATGGAAACCACAGTACAATACCAGGATCAGCTTCTGTATGCTGAAGTCTATATTTCAGATATGCTGTCCCTGAAAAACATCTTTTTACAGTCACAGAATGCCAAAAAACTCAATCAGGATTTCGGAATTCCTTTCCTTCTGGCTAAAAAGAAGAACGCTGTTATGGCGTTTGCCAGCCTTGTCATGAATGAGAAAGGGGATATTACTTTTAAAACGTATGATAAAGGAGGACTTTCAGAATCTGAAAAGAGAAATTTTACCCTCCGTGCAGAAAGCTATTTTAAAAAGAATACCACCGCTAATTTCCGAAATCCGGATCAGCTGAAAAGCAGTATCTGGAAAATGATCAGCTGGCTGAACGTCTCATAAAACTGAGAGAAGTTGTACATTTACTTAAAACCGAGATTCTATGTCCAAAGACGTTCTGTACCTTAAAATAGCAAAATCTTTCACCGAACAGATCAAGAGTGAAACCCTCTTGTGTGGAGACCGGCTGCCCTCGCTCAGAAGTGCTCAGAAACTCTATAATGTCAGTCTGAATACGGTAAAACAGGCCTATATGGAGCTGGAAAGCCTTTCTTTGGTAGAATCCCGGCCGAAATACGGCTATTTTGTAAGCCAGACTTTTCCTAGAAAGCTGGCACTGCCTTCTGTAGCACCAATGAAACTGGCAGAGAAAAAAAATACCCCTGAAGATCTGATCGGTAAAGTCTTCGGAACCCTTGATGGAACAGATGTTACCCAGTTTGCTTTGGGGATTCCGGGGAAAAGTTTTCTTCCTTTAGCCAAGCTGAAGAAATCCATGGTCAATGTGATTAAGAGAAAAAATGACAGCGGAACAGACTATGAACCGGTACAGGGGAACGAATATCTTCGCAGGGAAGTAGCCAAATGGGCACTTGTGTTAGAAGGAAAGATTTCAGAAGATGACTTCGTGATCACTTCTGGAGCAATGAATGCGGTGTATACCTGTCTGATGGCGGTGACGAAACCCGGTGATTCTGTTGCGGTAGAAAGTCCTGTCTATTTTGGAGTCCTCCAGGCCATTCAGCAGCTGGGGCTGAAAGTGGTGGAAATTCCTACCCATCCTATTTACGGAGTGGATCTCGATGCTTTAAAAAAAGTGCTGCCCACACTCTCTGCCTGTTGTTTTGTAACGAATTTCAATAATCCACTGGGCTTTCAGATGCCCGATGAGAACAAAAAAGAACTGGTAAGACTGATCACGGAATATAATGTTCCGCTGATTGAAGATGATATTTACGGGAACCTGTATTTTGGAGCGGAAAGACCTAAACCCTGTAAATTTTATGATGAGGCAGGTCTTGTGATGTGGGTAGGATCTGTTTCCAAAACCCTTGCTCCCGGATACCGTGTAGGATGGGTGGCTCCCGGTAAATTTAAAGAAAAAGTGATCAGGCAAAAACTGGTACAGACGGTATGCAGTCCGTCCCTGTATCCGGAAGTCATTGCAGATTTCCTTGAACACGGCCGTTATGATCATCATCTGAGAATGTTCAGAAATAAGCT includes:
- a CDS encoding DNA repair ATPase, with protein sequence MSEQLNSGTYEIIQNRLNEQKNTLVQKLQKLNENRKNIFGGIDFSLIANERISTDHNCIAKDIFSLGNQLIFGSNAHLGLQTEINISDVFSIYKINKNRFEPQDYTLINDEVFIDEFKNLYKYYRNTFFARFSFTENYLYMVFQLSESTSDIKAFKWLIKEDQLTYVDSRSASETSYPQQHGFAWTKATRDMQRSGKHPHISLADKVFVESIGGDITIKVEDNTDSGKGIYSEDVIHKDQNLDDAEIHFCDLDNLVLFKIKPYQETERYFIYNHKEKTVSRADALKYSALLLPEHQGVLFSNGYALQTGGLKVISQDQNRLYYLKTVTEPNGENFLYVFYDDKTNNYQLISYNIITQTIETPIRCSGFTFLSDGKLIYLRESTETTKHHLSQIWQTPFSKELLPNIEKADSLLYKIGNKDIVRVMAESQELITLLNKKDSYSGLYDDIVKLSTAILDAYYFLGEEEVQKLDRPLKEIRGIAHSAINEYEKVVEQKKATTEALEKIKSACDKILDDTKRLHYSQLTDYIDTLSQIRALRGEVTGARELKYADADLLDSLEKSLAERYTELSNACVDFLLQEGALLPYEEKAQIISEEITGLQKAIDAKKIEEGINILSGQLELLVDIVNNLKIEDTSHSTQIIENISLIFARLNQERLELGKRKREISGKELSSDFQAQITLFDQSVINFLELSQTPEKCDEYLTKLSIQLEEMETRFIDFEEFIQKIGDKREEVYGHFQNKRVQLTEARNKRTQNLFDAAQRILKSVQNKTESFDSENEINGYFASDLMVEKIRDMARQLAEFEDSAKSEEIQTLLKTAQQEAVRKLKDKKEIYVDGQSIIALGNYKFAVNQQKLDLTLVLRNAQYYYHLTGTSFYETLPFDTAEEFKEVWNQEFVSENTQVKRFEYLAWNVFSAHKEISTEEQNEKNVQQFTAEHFGEGLVKGIHDKDAQLIVTKLQQMHNELGLMRFTPQERAAAQLFWFFLSHERKEYYTKQLGVAAIISQSFAGAKGFEYLNRELSEDIRAFALSNSFFEGTDFFNAAVYLKNEDKEHFVISEKAGMLYETFFKELKGKGKDLEFMEQLQAIYLYPSACYYTAESALKAFQPDAEEDMIQEAAGFMITQKFDSKNIRHISYETVIKELKSLEKDTEYHLNYFKFISRLSHFNEVTVSKYRRLQDLKYSWISEKKKAMKLNTFQPQILSSFVRNRLINDVYFPLIGANLSKQLGTVGSEKRTDRMGMLLLVSPPGYGKTTLMEYMAERMGLVFMKINGPSLGYDILSTDPAEAKNAGARQELEKLNLALEMGDNVMLYLDDIQHCNPEFLQKFISLADGQRKIEGIYNGESKTYDLRSKRFCLVMAGNPYTENGEKFKIPDMLANRSDTYNLGEISGSKTDLFDLSLIENALMSNEYLTRLTQPGMENLYELYECVLTDNPADNLKGNFSSNDISDFRAVLKNTISVRNMVLKVNKEYISSAAMSDDYRNEPSFKLQGSYRNMNKLIAQIQPILNKDEVNQIVLDHYQNESQTLTTGAEANMLKLKELMDTLSNEEKERWSEIKKTFVKNKTLKGLGENDRMSQIVALLAQFGEGLDGIKEVLRREN
- a CDS encoding DUF389 domain-containing protein; the encoded protein is MAGKFFRFINLQFGEEDKQKVLENVTENISFRGSNLWILACAIVIASVGLNVNSTAVIIGAMLISPLMGPIVGAGFALGTYNFQLLKRSLKNLLIATVVSLLVSFIYFFLSPFKETQSELLARTSPNIYDVLIAFFGGLVGVIAITRVKQGNPIPGVAIATALMPPLCTAGYGLSVGNWSYFFGAFYLYTINCFFICIATFLIIKYLKYQPIALVDKKYERQIRYGITALIIIMIVPSSYLAYNLLNQKKFTQNVDVFINDEFTQKGYTLIYKKVNYNSSPRKIELAFLSKKFDKNELDTINKKLKDLGISDTELVIKQDATDLKSEILNEIGQRNNVLSEKDLVINRLRQQLDKYTVKDSTLIKEINILFPAFNHISIGKITNFPNTDSANVSTVILYQSEKEEKEEEQKMKEWISEKLTDKNAKVIRQ